A genomic segment from Vicinamibacteria bacterium encodes:
- a CDS encoding sigma-54 dependent transcriptional regulator: MTPRALIVDDDSGFLLGLSEVVKREGFEVLGAESLKQAREEIAAHQPDILLIDLGLPDGSGLDLLEDFEGTASPEVVLITGHASVETAVEALRCGAADYLTKPVDMARVKMALGKLSRTLKMKGEIGSLRTELRKLGRFGPLVGASPAMQKIYDLIARVAKTNASILLSGETGTGKEVVARTIHDLSRRSKAPFLPMNCGAVSANLIESELFGHERGSFTGADKMHRGYFERAHGGTLFLDEIAEMPMDLQVRLLRVLETSTVSRVGGSDSFQVDVRIIAASNQRIEDAVTAGKLREDLLYRLNTFQIEIPPLRKRAGDVKLLAEEFLKELNQNEGTTKRFTRACLDRLDQHHWPGNVRELRNVVQRAFILAEDDVGVDSLPLQVTEEPSAPPSTLMIQVGIPMAEMERRLILATLERFEGDKKKVADVLQISVKTLYNRLREYKTD; this comes from the coding sequence TTGCTGGGGCTCTCGGAAGTCGTCAAGCGCGAGGGCTTCGAGGTCCTTGGCGCGGAGAGCTTGAAGCAAGCCCGCGAGGAGATCGCGGCGCACCAACCCGACATCCTGCTCATCGACCTCGGGCTTCCCGATGGGAGCGGGCTCGATCTGCTGGAGGATTTCGAGGGCACGGCCTCCCCGGAAGTCGTTTTGATCACGGGGCACGCGAGCGTCGAGACGGCTGTCGAAGCCCTCCGCTGCGGCGCCGCCGACTACCTCACGAAGCCTGTCGACATGGCCCGGGTCAAGATGGCTCTGGGCAAGCTGTCTCGCACCCTTAAGATGAAGGGTGAGATCGGCTCACTGCGCACCGAGTTGCGCAAGCTGGGTCGGTTCGGACCCCTCGTCGGCGCGTCGCCCGCCATGCAGAAGATCTACGATTTGATCGCACGCGTGGCCAAGACCAACGCCAGCATCCTCCTCAGCGGTGAGACGGGTACGGGAAAGGAGGTCGTCGCACGGACCATCCACGACCTGAGTCGCCGCAGCAAGGCACCGTTTCTTCCCATGAACTGCGGCGCGGTCTCGGCGAATCTGATCGAGAGCGAGCTCTTCGGTCACGAGCGCGGGAGCTTCACCGGGGCCGACAAAATGCACCGGGGATACTTCGAGCGAGCTCATGGAGGGACCTTGTTTCTCGACGAGATCGCAGAGATGCCCATGGACCTCCAAGTGAGGCTCCTCCGCGTGCTCGAAACGTCCACGGTCAGCCGCGTTGGAGGGAGCGATTCGTTCCAGGTCGATGTGCGCATCATTGCGGCCTCGAACCAGCGGATCGAGGACGCGGTCACGGCGGGGAAGCTGCGTGAGGACTTGCTGTATCGCCTCAACACCTTCCAGATCGAGATTCCTCCATTGCGGAAGCGGGCCGGAGATGTCAAGCTCTTGGCCGAGGAGTTTCTGAAGGAGCTGAACCAGAACGAGGGGACAACCAAGCGCTTCACCCGGGCGTGCCTCGACCGGCTCGACCAGCACCATTGGCCGGGGAACGTCCGTGAGCTCAGGAACGTGGTTCAGCGCGCCTTCATCCTCGCCGAGGACGATGTTGGCGTCGACTCCCTCCCCCTCCAGGTCACCGAAGAACCGTCCGCGCCCCCTTCGACCTTGATGATACAGGTGGGGATCCCCATGGCAGAGATGGAGCGCCGTCTCATCCTAGCGACGCTCGAACGCTTCGAGGGGGACAAAAAGAAGGTCGCCGATGTTCTCCAGATCAGCGTGAAGACCCTCTACAACCGTTTGAGGGAGTACAAAACCGACTGA
- a CDS encoding lmo0937 family membrane protein gives MLWTVVVILAALWLLGTVSSTTFGGLIHLLLVLAVIVVVVNLISGRRVV, from the coding sequence ATGCTCTGGACAGTCGTTGTGATTCTCGCGGCGTTGTGGTTACTGGGAACGGTCAGCTCCACCACCTTCGGGGGGTTGATCCATCTGTTGCTGGTTTTGGCCGTCATCGTGGTGGTGGTCAATCTGATCTCGGGGCGACGGGTCGTCTGA
- a CDS encoding Fe-Mn family superoxide dismutase translates to MKYEPKDFSSLLGMNGFSDQLLNDHIGLYQGYVAQTNELLEKLAKLEEGGKLGSVEHSELRRRLGWEFDGMRLHELYFGNLGGSGKPPSRGDAQETITSGFGSFDRWSDEFKAVGNLRGVGWAILYLDPESGRLMNLWIDEHGTGHAAGCSPLLVMDAWEHAFMTDYGTDRASYIEAFMGNVDWKEIDKRLVAVRSVEVAHH, encoded by the coding sequence ATGAAATACGAGCCAAAGGATTTCAGCTCGCTTCTGGGCATGAACGGATTCAGCGACCAACTTCTAAACGACCACATCGGTCTCTATCAGGGCTACGTCGCCCAAACCAACGAGCTCCTCGAAAAGCTCGCAAAGCTCGAAGAGGGCGGCAAGCTCGGATCGGTGGAGCATTCCGAGCTAAGGCGGCGCCTCGGTTGGGAGTTCGACGGCATGCGCCTTCATGAGCTCTACTTTGGAAACCTGGGTGGAAGCGGCAAGCCACCCTCCAGAGGGGACGCGCAAGAGACCATCACGTCGGGCTTCGGAAGCTTCGACCGCTGGTCCGACGAGTTCAAAGCCGTGGGAAACCTTCGTGGAGTCGGCTGGGCGATCCTCTACCTCGATCCCGAAAGCGGCCGCCTGATGAATCTCTGGATCGACGAACACGGCACCGGCCACGCAGCGGGATGCTCGCCCCTTCTGGTGATGGACGCCTGGGAGCACGCCTTCATGACCGATTACGGAACGGACCGCGCGTCGTACATCGAGGCCTTCATGGGCAACGTCGATTGGAAAGAGATCGACAAGAGACTCGTCGCCGTCCGCAGCGTCGAAGTGGCTCACCACTGA